One Nesterenkonia populi DNA window includes the following coding sequences:
- a CDS encoding thioredoxin family protein, with protein sequence MATTDLTADGFQQALEDNDILLIDFWADWCGPCKQFAPVYQQVSEQHPDATFAKVDTEAEQELAAAASITSIPTLMVFREKVLVFSQPGALNAEQLDGVVKAVKDLDMAEIHKQVEEQQAEGGDAEQS encoded by the coding sequence ATGGCTACTACAGACCTGACCGCTGACGGCTTCCAGCAGGCGCTCGAGGACAACGACATCCTGCTGATCGACTTCTGGGCCGACTGGTGCGGTCCCTGCAAACAGTTCGCTCCGGTGTACCAGCAGGTCTCGGAGCAGCACCCTGACGCCACGTTCGCGAAGGTGGACACTGAGGCCGAGCAGGAGCTGGCCGCCGCAGCGAGCATCACATCGATCCCCACGCTGATGGTGTTCCGGGAGAAGGTTCTGGTGTTCTCCCAGCCCGGCGCCCTGAACGCTGAGCAGCTGGACGGCGTCGTGAAGGCGGTGAAGGACCTGGACATGGCGGAGATCCATAAGCAGGTGGAGGAGCAGCAGGCCGAGGGCGGCGACGCCGAGCAGTCCTGA
- a CDS encoding cobalamin-independent methionine synthase II family protein encodes MPLSQDPSQQILVSHAGSLPRTPELIKANAAREFEEDGLTLRRTPEFERLLAEAVQGLVARQAAQGVSHPGDGEYGKAMRSAVDYGAWWSYIFQRVEGLEVTGEDIFSQPHVESSPGNVQLTSFPNRRDWVKFSDAYSDPDSGIGTGNHATPFPATVGELKYTGHEQVASDVKNFRAALDAAGLETGFITSLSPGSGARIADRHYGDEEAHIYAWADALREEYKAVIDAGLILQIDDPSVAENWDQISPEPSVEDYRKFTQLRVDALNYAIRDLPEDQIRFHLCWGSWHGPHTTDIEFKHIVDLMLQINAKYYSFEAANVRHEHEYTVWDDVKLPEGKVIVPGIVSHATNVVEHPELVAQRLGRFIERVGREHVIASTDCGLGGRIHPQIADAKLESLAQGAALATKKHF; translated from the coding sequence ATGCCCCTCTCCCAAGACCCCTCCCAGCAGATCCTCGTCTCCCACGCCGGGTCCCTGCCCCGCACCCCCGAGCTCATCAAGGCCAACGCCGCCCGCGAGTTTGAGGAGGACGGCCTCACCCTCAGGCGGACCCCCGAGTTCGAACGGCTGCTGGCGGAGGCTGTTCAGGGCCTCGTCGCCCGCCAGGCCGCCCAGGGCGTCAGCCACCCGGGCGACGGCGAGTACGGCAAAGCCATGCGCTCCGCTGTCGACTACGGCGCGTGGTGGTCCTACATCTTCCAGCGCGTCGAAGGCCTGGAAGTCACCGGAGAGGACATCTTCTCCCAGCCCCACGTGGAGTCCAGCCCCGGCAACGTGCAGCTGACCAGCTTCCCCAACCGCCGCGACTGGGTGAAGTTCTCCGATGCCTACTCGGACCCGGACTCCGGCATCGGCACCGGCAACCACGCGACCCCCTTCCCCGCCACCGTGGGGGAGCTGAAGTACACCGGGCATGAGCAGGTCGCCTCAGACGTGAAGAACTTCCGCGCGGCCCTGGACGCCGCCGGTCTGGAGACCGGCTTCATCACTTCCCTCTCCCCGGGATCCGGCGCCCGCATCGCGGACCGCCACTACGGCGACGAGGAGGCGCACATCTACGCCTGGGCCGATGCCCTCCGGGAGGAGTACAAGGCCGTCATCGACGCCGGCCTCATCCTTCAGATCGACGACCCCTCTGTGGCAGAGAACTGGGACCAGATCAGCCCTGAGCCCAGCGTCGAGGACTACCGGAAATTCACCCAGCTGCGCGTCGACGCACTGAACTATGCGATCCGGGACCTGCCTGAGGACCAGATCCGGTTCCACCTGTGCTGGGGCTCCTGGCACGGCCCGCACACCACCGACATCGAGTTCAAGCACATCGTGGACCTGATGCTGCAGATCAACGCCAAGTACTACTCCTTCGAGGCCGCCAACGTCCGCCACGAGCACGAGTACACGGTGTGGGACGACGTGAAGCTCCCCGAGGGCAAGGTCATCGTGCCCGGCATCGTCTCCCACGCCACCAACGTGGTGGAGCACCCCGAGCTGGTCGCCCAGCGCCTGGGCCGGTTCATCGAGCGGGTCGGCAGGGAGCACGTCATCGCCTCCACCGACTGCGGCCTCGGCGGACGCATCCACCCGCAGATCGCCGACGCGAAGCTGGAGTCCCTCGCCCAGGGGGCAGCCCTCGCGACCAAGAAGCACTTCTAG
- a CDS encoding YajQ family cyclic di-GMP-binding protein, which yields MAKESSFDIVSQVDKQEVSNALNQAQKEIAQRYDFKGTGTEVDFSGEAIIIRASSEERAKAAQDVFESKLIKRGISLKSFEASEPKASGKEYRIEGQIKEGIDQAAAKKISKTIRDEGPKSVKAQIQGDELRVSSKSRDDLQEVIALLKDFDDAALQFINMR from the coding sequence ATGGCTAAAGAGTCAAGCTTCGACATTGTGTCCCAGGTGGACAAGCAGGAGGTCTCCAACGCCCTGAACCAGGCGCAGAAGGAGATCGCACAGCGCTACGACTTCAAGGGAACCGGCACAGAGGTGGACTTCTCCGGCGAAGCGATCATCATCCGGGCGAGCTCTGAGGAGCGCGCCAAGGCCGCCCAGGACGTGTTCGAGTCCAAGCTGATCAAGCGGGGCATCAGCCTGAAGTCCTTCGAGGCATCGGAGCCGAAGGCCTCCGGCAAGGAATACCGGATCGAGGGACAGATCAAGGAGGGGATCGACCAGGCCGCCGCCAAGAAGATCTCCAAGACCATCCGGGACGAGGGTCCCAAATCGGTGAAGGCCCAGATCCAGGGCGACGAGCTGCGAGTGAGCTCGAAGTCCCGCGATGACCTCCAGGAGGTCATCGCGCTGCTCAAAGACTTCGACGATGCCGCCCTGCAGTTCATCAACATGCGCTGA
- a CDS encoding Na/Pi symporter produces the protein MAVTPAERQVTARAADAPAPAITNSLEQGKTPAPQHQAQTPVSRRRALLNWAAVAAGVYLLITAVGIIGSGFSLAAGDQAEELFSFAANPIIGLMIGIAATALTQSSSTTTSVTVGLVAGGLPLGIAIPIILGANIGTTLTNTLVSLAMVRDKDQFRRGFAAATVHDFFNLLAVAIFLPLEMAFGLLERTATAASGLLGGSESAETGLIETILGGFGALIKGATGPAGDLVEAGFSPLPDVWAGIAMIVFAIVLILLVINMISRKLKAVLVGRAERVLHASVGRSPITSIGSGALVTVMVQSSSTTTALMVPLAGSGKLSLRQIYPFTLGANIGTTITALVAAMAFDGELGTIALTAALVHLFFNLFATAVIFGIPGLREVPLLGARWLSELAARRTLAAFAWVGVVFVAVPLVLIFAL, from the coding sequence ATGGCCGTTACCCCCGCCGAGCGACAGGTCACCGCTCGCGCCGCAGACGCCCCCGCACCCGCCATCACCAACAGCCTCGAACAGGGAAAGACGCCGGCTCCGCAGCACCAGGCGCAGACCCCCGTCAGCCGCCGTCGGGCGCTGCTGAACTGGGCCGCCGTCGCTGCCGGGGTCTACCTGCTGATCACTGCTGTGGGCATCATCGGCTCCGGATTCTCCCTGGCAGCCGGGGACCAGGCTGAGGAGCTCTTCAGCTTCGCCGCGAACCCGATCATCGGCCTGATGATCGGCATCGCCGCCACCGCGCTCACCCAGTCATCCTCCACCACCACCTCTGTGACCGTCGGCCTCGTGGCGGGCGGGCTTCCGCTGGGCATCGCGATCCCGATCATCCTGGGCGCGAACATCGGCACCACGCTGACCAACACCCTGGTCTCCCTGGCGATGGTGAGGGACAAGGACCAGTTCCGCCGCGGATTCGCCGCCGCCACGGTCCACGACTTCTTCAATCTGCTGGCAGTGGCCATCTTCCTGCCCCTGGAGATGGCCTTCGGGCTGCTCGAGCGGACGGCCACCGCCGCCTCGGGACTCCTGGGAGGCAGCGAATCCGCGGAGACCGGCCTCATCGAGACCATCCTCGGAGGGTTCGGCGCGCTGATCAAGGGCGCCACCGGCCCGGCCGGCGACCTGGTCGAGGCCGGCTTCTCCCCGCTGCCCGACGTCTGGGCCGGCATTGCGATGATCGTCTTCGCGATCGTGCTGATCCTGCTGGTCATCAACATGATCAGCCGCAAGCTCAAGGCCGTGCTGGTCGGCCGCGCCGAACGGGTGCTGCACGCCTCCGTGGGCCGCAGCCCGATCACCTCCATCGGCTCCGGCGCCCTGGTGACGGTGATGGTGCAGTCCTCATCCACCACCACCGCGCTGATGGTGCCGCTGGCCGGCTCCGGCAAGCTGTCCCTGCGCCAGATCTACCCGTTCACCCTGGGCGCGAACATCGGCACCACCATCACCGCCCTCGTCGCGGCGATGGCGTTCGACGGCGAGCTCGGCACCATCGCGCTCACTGCCGCCCTGGTGCACCTGTTCTTCAATCTCTTCGCCACCGCGGTGATCTTCGGCATCCCGGGCCTGCGGGAGGTGCCGCTGCTCGGTGCCCGCTGGCTCTCCGAGCTGGCCGCCCGCCGCACCCTCGCGGCCTTCGCATGGGTCGGCGTCGTCTTCGTCGCAGTCCCCCTCGTCCTGATCTTCGCGCTGTAG
- a CDS encoding M48 family metalloprotease translates to MHNHHGRLRTAGLLAFLFAMVLVVGAIVAAATETPAFIFIFGIIGLVSVAYSYWNSDKIALRAMKAYPVTREQAPALYAMVEELASRAQQPAPRIFISPQPTPNAFATGRNPEKGVVCYTEGILNLLNERELRGVTGHELMHIYNRDILISSVAAAVAGFLTTITQFFILFGRGGGRNQSPLALIGAILAAILMPIAASMIRSAISRTREYDADTDGAELSGDPLALASALNKLEGGIRQIPLNEDPKHDAHAHMMIANPFGPRAKQMFSTHPPMDDRIQRLKDMAGH, encoded by the coding sequence ATGCACAACCATCACGGACGGCTCAGAACTGCAGGCCTGCTCGCTTTTCTCTTTGCCATGGTGCTGGTGGTGGGCGCGATCGTCGCCGCCGCCACGGAGACCCCCGCGTTCATCTTCATCTTCGGCATCATCGGCCTGGTGTCGGTGGCGTACTCCTACTGGAACTCGGACAAGATCGCGCTGCGGGCCATGAAGGCCTATCCCGTGACCCGCGAGCAGGCCCCGGCGCTCTACGCGATGGTGGAGGAGCTGGCCTCCCGCGCCCAGCAGCCGGCGCCCCGGATCTTCATCTCGCCCCAGCCGACCCCCAACGCGTTCGCCACGGGACGCAACCCGGAGAAGGGTGTGGTCTGCTACACCGAGGGCATCCTGAACCTGCTCAACGAGCGGGAGCTGCGGGGCGTCACAGGCCATGAGCTGATGCATATCTACAACCGGGACATCCTGATCTCGTCGGTGGCGGCCGCTGTCGCCGGCTTCCTGACCACCATCACGCAGTTCTTCATCCTCTTCGGCCGCGGCGGCGGGCGGAACCAGAGCCCCTTGGCGCTGATCGGAGCCATCCTTGCCGCGATCCTGATGCCGATCGCCGCAAGCATGATCCGCTCAGCGATCAGCCGCACCCGCGAGTACGACGCCGACACCGACGGCGCCGAGCTCTCCGGGGACCCGCTGGCACTGGCCTCAGCGCTGAACAAGCTCGAAGGCGGCATCCGGCAGATCCCCCTGAACGAGGATCCCAAGCACGACGCGCATGCCCACATGATGATCGCCAACCCTTTCGGGCCCCGTGCCAAGCAGATGTTCTCCACCCACCCGCCCATGGACGACCGCATCCAGCGGCTCAAAGACATGGCCGGGCATTAG
- a CDS encoding HIT family protein has translation MPVAWESHAPPDYACPFCGLVAGDVSHPANRCELGDLVHQDEHVVVFIACDGFGPYPGHAMICPTEHLEALYDMDDAILARISSMSRDVALAMKLAWDPEGTSTRQHNEPAGNQHVWHYHLHVFPRWRDDMLYRQVRAPLSPEFRAQKAVELRPALEKVLAEKRPSA, from the coding sequence TTGCCCGTTGCCTGGGAGTCGCACGCTCCGCCGGACTACGCCTGCCCGTTCTGCGGCCTGGTGGCCGGCGATGTCTCGCACCCGGCCAACCGCTGTGAGCTGGGTGATCTGGTGCACCAGGACGAGCATGTCGTGGTGTTCATCGCCTGCGACGGGTTCGGCCCCTATCCCGGGCATGCGATGATCTGCCCCACGGAGCACCTTGAGGCGCTGTACGACATGGACGATGCGATCCTCGCCAGGATCAGCTCGATGTCCCGCGACGTCGCACTGGCGATGAAGCTGGCCTGGGACCCGGAGGGCACCAGCACCCGCCAGCACAATGAGCCCGCCGGGAACCAGCACGTCTGGCACTATCACCTGCACGTGTTCCCGCGCTGGAGGGACGACATGCTCTACCGGCAGGTCCGCGCCCCGCTCAGCCCGGAGTTCCGTGCCCAGAAGGCCGTGGAGCTCCGCCCGGCGCTGGAGAAGGTGCTGGCGGAGAAGAGGCCTTCGGCGTGA
- a CDS encoding polyprenyl synthetase family protein: MTDPSVQTDSPADALTIKLPAGFDVLAADEALSAGITEALDQVEEQLLEALTTDDELTNTSARYLAEAGGKRIRPLLTVLTAQLFDGVNAEVRQAAAVMEMIHLATLYHDDVMDSAPLRRGTPSAHEVWGNSVAILTGDLILSRASRMMAELSQEGARVQSHTFERLVMGQLHETVGPQGSEDAYKHYLSVIADKTGSLVAAAARLGAHFGGAEGAQTQLLHDYGEAVGIAFQLADDIIDLAADGEASGKTPGTDLREGVPTLPVLLLRGAAAQGDEAARDALTLVDGDLSSDEALAEAVSAVVAHPVTERAWEVARSWSARAKEAIADLPDSTVKQALNSFADAVVDREG, encoded by the coding sequence ATGACTGATCCCTCTGTGCAGACCGATTCCCCGGCGGATGCACTCACCATCAAGCTTCCCGCGGGCTTCGACGTGCTCGCGGCCGACGAGGCGCTGTCCGCCGGCATCACCGAGGCGCTGGACCAGGTCGAGGAGCAGCTCCTTGAGGCGCTGACCACCGACGATGAGCTCACCAACACCTCCGCCCGCTACCTGGCCGAGGCCGGCGGCAAACGGATCCGGCCGCTCCTGACCGTCCTGACCGCCCAGCTGTTCGACGGCGTGAATGCGGAGGTCCGGCAGGCGGCGGCTGTGATGGAGATGATCCACCTCGCCACCCTGTACCACGACGATGTCATGGACTCGGCGCCGCTGCGCCGCGGCACCCCATCCGCCCACGAGGTGTGGGGGAACTCGGTGGCGATCCTCACCGGGGACCTGATCCTCTCCCGGGCCTCCCGGATGATGGCGGAGCTGTCCCAGGAGGGGGCCCGGGTCCAGTCCCACACCTTCGAGCGCCTGGTGATGGGTCAGCTGCACGAGACCGTCGGGCCGCAGGGCAGCGAGGACGCCTACAAGCACTACCTCAGCGTCATCGCGGACAAGACAGGCTCCCTGGTGGCGGCGGCGGCCCGGCTCGGCGCCCACTTCGGCGGCGCCGAGGGCGCTCAGACCCAGCTGCTGCACGACTACGGGGAGGCCGTCGGCATCGCCTTCCAGCTCGCCGATGACATCATCGACCTCGCCGCCGACGGCGAAGCCTCCGGGAAGACCCCCGGAACAGATCTGCGCGAGGGGGTTCCCACCCTGCCGGTGCTGCTGCTGCGCGGGGCCGCCGCCCAGGGCGACGAGGCCGCCCGGGACGCGCTCACGCTCGTCGACGGGGACCTCAGCTCTGATGAGGCGCTCGCGGAGGCCGTGTCCGCCGTCGTCGCTCACCCGGTGACTGAGCGGGCCTGGGAGGTCGCCCGCTCCTGGTCTGCACGCGCCAAGGAAGCAATCGCCGACCTCCCCGACTCCACCGTGAAGCAGGCCCTCAACAGCTTCGCCGACGCCGTCGTCGACCGCGAAGGATGA
- a CDS encoding demethylmenaquinone methyltransferase — MNPTGPRAGLDKNPDDVAGMFDHVAERYDITNDVLSMGRTKVWRRRLVEALDVQPGEHVLDLAAGTGSSTEPFHDAGAHAVACDFSEGMLAVGRRRRPDMTFVQGDAMSLPFEDGRFDAVTISFGLRNIADPAVGLAEMLRVTKPGGRLAVMEFSDPTNTVFRTIYQEYLMRALPPAARAVSSSPDAYVYLAESIRAWPGQDLLGRMIEGVGWSDVRYRNLTGGIVAIHRAVKTPDAG; from the coding sequence GTGAATCCCACAGGACCCCGTGCTGGGCTGGACAAGAATCCCGACGACGTCGCCGGCATGTTCGACCATGTGGCTGAGCGGTACGACATCACCAACGACGTCCTCTCCATGGGGCGGACCAAAGTCTGGCGCCGACGCCTGGTGGAGGCGCTGGACGTGCAGCCGGGCGAGCACGTCCTCGACCTCGCCGCCGGCACCGGCTCCTCCACCGAGCCCTTCCACGACGCCGGGGCGCATGCCGTCGCCTGCGACTTCTCCGAGGGGATGCTCGCCGTGGGCCGCCGTCGCCGCCCCGACATGACCTTCGTCCAGGGTGATGCGATGAGCCTGCCGTTCGAGGACGGCCGGTTCGACGCCGTCACCATCAGCTTCGGCCTGCGGAACATCGCTGACCCGGCCGTGGGCCTCGCCGAGATGCTCCGGGTCACCAAGCCCGGGGGCCGGCTCGCCGTCATGGAGTTCTCCGACCCCACCAACACGGTCTTCCGCACCATCTATCAGGAGTATCTGATGCGTGCCCTGCCGCCGGCGGCTCGCGCCGTCTCCTCCAGCCCGGACGCCTACGTCTACCTCGCCGAGTCCATCCGCGCCTGGCCCGGCCAGGACCTCCTCGGCCGCATGATCGAGGGCGTGGGATGGTCCGACGTGCGATACCGCAACCTGACCGGCGGGATCGTGGCGATCCACCGCGCGGTGAAGACCCCCGACGCCGGATAG
- a CDS encoding isochorismate synthase, which produces MTSAPRPLTLRTVEVDLAGRELTGLLAGLEPSAAWVREGDGLIGLGEAARTTASGPRRFERLAQVWDELGTEHSDLVAFVSVTFSAESEYTSLLVVPEVLIRTDDDGGARVIITDDGQGDTVSVLARHGLVLEGRSLRLAGPGTPPPLPRTALQAGTRSQAQYLSAVTAGLSAIGDGTVEKLVLARDVVVSADAPVPAGPLLARLAADYPQTWTYRVGQMLGATPEMLVQLRGDRLFSRVLAGTVDHAASAQSLLADGKQRREHHLAVASLRDQLAPLTDSLQSAADPRLLELPNVYHLATDVTGTLARTDDDGLPGPLEVAYAAHPTAAVCGTPTGAAGQLIEQLEGLDRGPFAGPIGWMDAAGNAEFGIALRGGVLEEEAHRVRLYAGAGIVAGSDPKAELAETESKLRPMLSALGLPYTASG; this is translated from the coding sequence ATGACCTCCGCGCCCCGTCCCCTGACCCTGCGCACAGTCGAGGTGGATCTTGCCGGCCGCGAGCTCACCGGGCTGCTGGCTGGGCTCGAGCCCTCCGCGGCGTGGGTGCGTGAGGGAGACGGGCTGATCGGCCTGGGCGAGGCGGCGCGCACGACGGCGTCGGGCCCCCGCCGGTTCGAGCGGCTCGCGCAGGTGTGGGACGAGCTGGGGACTGAGCACAGTGACCTGGTGGCTTTCGTCTCGGTGACCTTTTCGGCGGAGTCGGAGTACACCTCGCTGCTGGTGGTTCCAGAAGTGCTGATCCGCACAGACGACGACGGCGGCGCCCGAGTGATCATCACCGATGACGGTCAGGGCGACACCGTCAGCGTCCTGGCCCGGCACGGGCTGGTGCTGGAGGGCCGGTCCCTGCGCCTCGCGGGGCCGGGGACCCCGCCGCCCCTCCCCCGGACTGCCCTGCAGGCAGGCACACGCTCGCAGGCGCAGTACCTCAGCGCGGTGACCGCCGGTCTGAGCGCCATCGGCGACGGGACGGTGGAGAAGCTGGTGCTGGCCCGCGACGTCGTCGTCTCCGCTGATGCCCCGGTTCCCGCGGGGCCGCTGCTGGCACGCCTGGCCGCCGACTACCCGCAGACCTGGACCTACCGGGTGGGGCAGATGCTCGGCGCCACCCCGGAGATGCTCGTACAGCTGCGCGGGGACCGCCTGTTCTCCCGGGTGCTGGCCGGAACTGTGGATCACGCGGCATCGGCCCAGTCGCTGCTCGCCGACGGGAAGCAGCGCCGGGAGCACCACCTCGCCGTCGCCTCCCTGAGGGATCAGCTGGCCCCGCTGACCGACTCCCTGCAGTCTGCGGCAGACCCTCGGCTGCTTGAGCTGCCGAACGTGTACCACCTGGCCACCGATGTGACCGGAACCTTGGCGCGCACGGACGACGACGGGCTACCGGGACCGTTGGAGGTGGCCTACGCGGCGCACCCCACCGCTGCGGTGTGCGGGACGCCCACCGGCGCCGCCGGGCAGCTGATCGAGCAGCTGGAAGGCCTGGACCGTGGGCCCTTCGCCGGGCCGATCGGCTGGATGGACGCCGCCGGCAACGCCGAGTTCGGCATCGCCCTGCGGGGTGGCGTGCTGGAGGAGGAGGCGCACCGGGTGCGGCTCTACGCGGGCGCAGGGATTGTGGCCGGCTCGGATCCGAAGGCCGAGCTCGCCGAGACCGAGTCCAAGCTCCGACCGATGCTCTCGGCGCTGGGGCTGCCCTACACCGCGTCGGGGTAG
- the menD gene encoding 2-succinyl-5-enolpyruvyl-6-hydroxy-3-cyclohexene-1-carboxylic-acid synthase, which produces MSSPRRPFREFDDSHDAESLRLARRVIRGLTPGLRHVVVAPGSRSAPLAYALAEAEQLGAVTVHMRIDERSAAFTALGLALAVGEPAAVVTTSGTAAGNLTPAVMEADLAGAPLVAITADRPEELHGTGANQTTWQQGMFAGRVRDELHLEQGLIRQGHLRLEPESRDDILAAEAQVALLLRQAGARSRHEAPGPVHLNIGFADPLVPAEPPSPRGAGRWARRSVIPPGRRQRPHRSGDGVVPNASRPAAGTPALTPAGAAAAALSPAEHRRSRRDFDVAWLDDSAPEGAPRMLQETAARHRTVFVLGHDAPAEAVRIARRLGQPVLAEPTSGARWAELGPVQGYRLVLQAPEGTDTASLVSSVECVVVAGRPTLTRPVQQLISREDVRAVQYALTAEPWFTSRLPRRVISEAGDLAEFAGDAPEGWAEAWEEAGLTVQRAVDSVLRDDDGELTSVRAAQFVAETAPGPLLLGSSSVIRDVDLAAVLTRRDPTRRVYALRGLSGIDGNVSAAAGIALAGGNRVTALVGDLTFLHDSNALLHPSTERRPTLDIVVINDGGGAIFDQLEHGTIGRRPGQAESVERLFGTPQTVDIEALADAHQHEYRFADTLEELGDALAHPDDRIGIRIIELRTDRTGLRDLHARVRAAAYPDAV; this is translated from the coding sequence GTGAGTTCCCCCCGGCGTCCGTTCCGCGAGTTCGACGACTCCCACGACGCCGAATCCCTCCGGCTGGCCCGCCGCGTCATCCGAGGTCTCACCCCCGGACTGCGGCACGTCGTCGTCGCCCCAGGATCCCGGTCCGCGCCCCTGGCGTACGCGCTCGCCGAGGCCGAGCAGCTCGGCGCCGTCACCGTGCACATGCGCATCGATGAGCGCTCCGCCGCGTTCACCGCCCTCGGACTGGCCCTCGCCGTCGGGGAGCCCGCCGCCGTCGTCACCACCTCCGGCACCGCGGCCGGCAACCTGACACCCGCCGTCATGGAGGCCGACCTCGCCGGGGCGCCGCTCGTCGCCATCACCGCAGACCGGCCCGAGGAGCTGCACGGCACAGGCGCCAACCAGACCACCTGGCAGCAGGGCATGTTCGCCGGCCGGGTCCGGGATGAGCTCCACCTCGAACAGGGACTGATCCGGCAGGGGCACCTGCGGCTCGAGCCCGAGTCCCGCGACGACATCCTCGCCGCCGAAGCCCAGGTCGCCCTGCTGCTGCGCCAGGCCGGAGCCCGCAGCCGGCACGAGGCTCCCGGGCCGGTTCACCTCAACATCGGGTTCGCCGACCCGCTGGTGCCGGCCGAGCCTCCCTCACCGCGAGGCGCCGGACGCTGGGCCCGCCGGAGCGTGATCCCCCCAGGGAGACGGCAGCGGCCGCACCGTTCCGGCGACGGGGTGGTCCCGAACGCCTCTCGGCCGGCTGCCGGGACGCCGGCCCTGACGCCCGCAGGCGCTGCGGCCGCGGCCCTGAGCCCCGCTGAGCACCGCCGGTCCCGCCGGGACTTCGATGTCGCCTGGCTCGACGACAGCGCCCCCGAAGGCGCCCCCAGGATGCTTCAGGAGACGGCCGCACGGCATCGTACGGTGTTCGTCCTCGGGCACGACGCCCCCGCCGAAGCCGTCCGCATCGCCCGCCGGCTCGGCCAGCCGGTCCTCGCCGAGCCGACCTCCGGGGCGCGCTGGGCTGAGCTCGGCCCCGTTCAGGGCTACCGGCTGGTGCTGCAGGCCCCCGAAGGCACCGACACGGCCAGCCTGGTGAGCTCCGTGGAGTGCGTGGTCGTGGCAGGCCGGCCCACCCTCACGCGGCCGGTCCAGCAGCTCATCAGCCGGGAAGACGTCCGCGCCGTCCAGTACGCGCTCACCGCCGAGCCCTGGTTCACCAGCCGCCTGCCCCGCCGGGTCATCAGCGAGGCCGGCGATCTCGCCGAATTCGCCGGGGACGCCCCCGAAGGCTGGGCGGAAGCCTGGGAGGAGGCCGGGCTGACGGTGCAGCGCGCCGTGGACTCGGTCCTCCGTGACGACGACGGCGAGCTCACCTCTGTGCGCGCCGCCCAGTTCGTCGCCGAGACAGCCCCCGGCCCCCTGCTGCTCGGCTCCTCCTCCGTCATCCGGGACGTCGACCTCGCCGCCGTCCTCACCCGCCGGGATCCGACCCGCCGGGTCTACGCGCTGCGCGGCCTCTCCGGCATCGACGGCAATGTCTCCGCCGCCGCCGGAATCGCGCTCGCCGGCGGGAACCGGGTCACCGCGCTCGTCGGCGACCTCACCTTCCTCCACGACTCCAACGCCCTGCTGCACCCCAGCACCGAACGCCGCCCCACCCTGGACATCGTGGTGATCAACGACGGCGGCGGCGCGATCTTCGACCAGCTGGAGCATGGCACCATCGGCCGCCGCCCCGGTCAGGCCGAGTCGGTGGAGCGGCTCTTCGGCACCCCGCAGACCGTGGACATCGAGGCGCTCGCCGACGCCCATCAGCATGAGTACCGGTTCGCGGACACCCTCGAGGAGCTCGGCGACGCACTGGCGCACCCGGACGACCGGATCGGGATCCGGATCATCGAGCTGCGCACCGACCGCACCGGTCTGCGGGACCTCCACGCCAGGGTCCGAGCCGCCGCCTACCCCGACGCGGTGTAG